From Salvia splendens isolate huo1 chromosome 16, SspV2, whole genome shotgun sequence, a single genomic window includes:
- the LOC121772265 gene encoding phospholipase D zeta 1-like isoform X2, with product MSDRARGAMQGYLNHFLSNIDIVNSQEVCKFLEVSKLSFSPEYGPKLKEDYIMVKHLSKILGNEEQTKCCACSWFCCCRDNWQKVWAVLKPGFLAFLKDPFDPKPIDIVVFDVLPASDSNGDSQVSLAKEVNDHNPLRHYFRVTCGTRSIKLRTKSDEKVKDWVAAINDAAIQPHEGWCHPHRFGSFAPPRGLIEDGSQAQWFVDGRAAFEAIALAIEEAKSEIFICGWWMCPELFLRRPFRANASSRLDSLLESKAKQGVQVYILLYKEVALALKINSVYSKKKLLGIHENIRVLRYPDHFSSGVYLWSHHEKIVIVDHQICFVGGLDLCFGRYDSGEHQVGDYPSQIWPGKDYYNPRESEPNSWEDTMKDELDRFKNPRMPWHDVHCALWGPPCRDIARHFVQRWNYAKRNKAPNEQAIPLLLPQHHMVIPHYMGKSTEIEIENEDEYSNNKQIKRNDSFSSSYQDVPLLMPQEATGLDDVKVEPKLNGFNSQNNLNGQTSKSAKTSFCFRKSKVEPLIPDMPMKGFVDDLDSLDIQREFPSHVKKPGTEGSEMEWWEAQERGDQVVSSDEIGQVGPRVSCRCQIIRSVSQWSAGTSQIEESIHKAYCSLIDRAEHIVYIENQFFISGLSGDETIQNRVLEALYKRIVRAHNEKKCFRVIVVIPLLPGFQGGVDDSGAASVRAIMHWQYRTICRGHKSIMHNLYELLGPKMHEYISFFGLRAYGRLFDGGPIATSQVYVHSKIMIVDDRYALIGSANINDRSLLGSRDSEIGALIEDNEFVDSWMGGKSWKAGKFALSLRLSLWCEHLGLHAGEVNKIRDPVIDSTYKDIWMATAKTNTMIYQDVFSCLPNDLINTRISLRQCMVSWKAKVGHTTTDLGIAPNKLENHQEGGATNTDPMERLKSIKGHLVSFPLEFMSKEDLRPVFNESEYYASPQVFH from the exons ATGTCTGACCGAGCAAGAGGAGCAATGCAGGGATACTTAAATCACTTTCTAAGCAACATAGATATAGTAAATTCTCAGGAG GTGTGTAAGTTTTTGGAAGTTTCCAAGCTGTCTTTCTCACCAGAGTATGGTCCTAAGCTTAAGGAAGATTACATTATGGTCAAGCATTTATCTAAGATTTTGGGCAACGAAGAACAGACAAAATGCTGTGCATGTTCATGGTTCTGTTGTTGCAGAGATAATTGGCAGAAG GTATGGGCAGTGCTAAAACCTGGGTTCCTGGCCTTCCTTAAAGATCCTTTTGATCCCAAGCCCATAGACATTGTAGTATTTGATGTTCTACCAGCCTCAGATAGCAATGGAGACAGCCAAGTATCCTTGGCAAAAGAAGTCAACGACCATAATCCATTACGCCATTATTTCAGG GTGACTTGTGGGACTAGGAGCATAAAGCTTAGAACAAAAAGTGATGAAAAAGTTAAAGATTGGGTGGCTGCAATCAATGATGCGGCTATTCAACCGCATGAAGGTTGGTGTCACCCCCATCGGTTTGGATCTTTTGCTCCACCCCGGGGTCTGATTGAAGATGGTAGTCAAGCTCAGTGGTTTGTGGATGGACGGGCTGCTTTTGAAGCTATTGCTTTAGCTATTGAGGAAGCTAAATCAGAG ATTTTCATATGTGGGTGGTGGATGTGCCCAGAACTATTCCTTCGGCGTCCATTTCGTGCTAATGCATCCTCTAGGCTTGATTCTCTACTGGAATCTAAGGCCAAGCAAGGTGTTCAG GTATACATTCTTCTGTACAAAGAGGTTGCCCTAGCTCTGAAAATAAACAGTGTCTATAGCAAGAAAAAACTCCTGGGTATTCATGAGAATATCAGAGTACTTCGGTATCCTGACCATTTTTCTTCTGGTGTCTATTTATG GTCCCACCATGAAAAGATCGTTATTGTGGACCACCAAATATGTTTTGTTGGAGGACTTGATCTGTGCTTTGGTCGTTATGATTCCGGTGAGCATCAAGTGGGTGATTATCCATCTCAAATTTGGCCTGGCAAAGATTATTACAATCCAAG GGAATCTGAGCCTAATTCCTGGGAAGACACAATGAAGGATGAATTAGATCGATTCAAAAATCCACGCATGCCTTGGCATGATGTTCACTGTGCTCTATGGGGGCCACCCTGCCGTGACATAGCTCGACATTTTGTACAGAGATGGAATTATGCAAAG AGAAATAAGGCTCCAAATGAACAAGCAATTCCTCTGCTTTTGCCTCAGCACCACATGGTTATCCCTCATTACATGGGAAAAAGCACGGAGATAGAGATTGAAAATGAGGATGAGTACAGCAATAATAAACAAATCAAAAGAAATGACTCCTTTTCCTCATCATATCAAGATGTCCCATTGCTTATGCCTCAAGAGGCTACTGGGCTAGATGATGTAAAGGTTGAACCTAAACTGAATGGATTTAACTCACAGAACAATCTTAATGGTCAGACAAGCAAGAGTGCCAAGACTTCTTTCTGCTTCCGTAAATCCAAAGTTGAACCACTGATCCCTGATATGCCCATGAAGGGTTTTGTGGATGATCTTGACTCCTTGGATATCCAGCGTGAGTTCCCTTCCCATGTGAAGAAGCCTGGCACTGAAGGTTCAGAGATGGAATGGTGGGAAGCACAAGAACGAGGTGATCAAGTTGTTTCTTCTGATGAAATTGGACAGGTCGGTCCTCGGGTTTCGTGTCGCTGTCAG ATTATACGGAGTGTCAGCCAGTGGTCAGCTGGCACAAGCCAGATTGAAGAAAGTATTCACAAAGCATATTGTTCACTTATTGACAGAGCAGAACATATTGTTTACATCGAG AATCAATTCTTCATCTCTGGTCTATCAGGTGATGAAACTATTCAAAATCGTGTGTTGGAAGCATTGTATAAGCGTATTGTGCGAGCTCACAATGAGAAGAAGTGTTTCAGGGTTATTGTTGTCATACCGCTGCTACCTGGGTTCCAG GGTGGTGTGGATGATTCTGGGGCTGCATCTGTGAGAGCCATTATGCACTGGCAATATCGAACAATATGCAGAGGACACAAGTCAATAATGCATAATCTCTATGAACTTCTTGGCCCTAAAATGCACGAATACATATCTTTTTTCGGTTTAAGAGCATATGGCAGACTTTTTGATGGCGGACCTATTGCTACTAGTCAG GTATATGTTCATAGCAAGATAATGATTGTTGATGATCGCTATGCATTGATTGGATCTGCTAATATCAATGATAGAAGTTTGCTTGGATCTCGAGATTCTGAG ATTGGAGCACTAATCGAGGACAATGAATTTGTTGATTCATGGATGGGAGGCAAGTCCTGGAAAGCTGGGAAATTTGCATTGAGTCTCCGCCTTTCACTATGGTGTGAACATCTTGGCCTTCATGCAGGAGAG GTTAACAAAATAAGAGATCCTGTGATTGATTCAACCTATAAGGATATATGGATGGCAACTGCAAAG ACAAACACAATGATCTACCAAGATGTGTTTTCCTGTTTACCAAATGATCTGATAAATACAAG GATTTCCCTCCGGCAATGCATGGTCTCGTGGAAGGCAAAAGTTGGCCACACAACTACTGATTTAGGGATAGCCCCGAACAAGCTAGAAAACCACCAAGAGGGGGGCGCCACAAACACAGATCCCATGGAAAGATTGAAATCTATTAAGGGACACCTTGTTTCATTTCCTCTGGAATTCATGTCCAAGGAAGATCTGAGGCCTGTTTTCAACGAAAGCGAATACTATGCTTCACCTCAGGTTTTCCATTGA
- the LOC121770016 gene encoding pumilio homolog 24-like, with protein MAPNPQQKKSSGSGSIKRKTNPTQKSDGQVSNFKKPKLSYNPNKSKFNPTHPSKFPKKEYQKPHGENGEVGDSKKQARLRSKELAQARKKIRKKHYTLEQELALLWEKMRCRNISKEDRSRLVSEAVKKMQGKISEIARSHIASRVLQTCVKHCTQDERNAVFTELRPHFISLASNTYAVRLVTKLLDLASKEQLAEFISSLHGHVASLLRQMVGSLVIEHAYCLGNASQKQTLLMELYSPELQLFKDLVTMKQNRLEDIISKLQLQKSSVARHMTSVLQPILEKGILDHSIVHRALLEYLDIADKFSAADVIQPLSGPSFVRIIATKDGSRLGMLCIRHGSAKDRKKIIKGMKGNIEKIASDKFGSMVLVCILSVVDDTKLVSKIIIRELEKNLKELILDQNTRRPFMQLLHPDCSRYFNQDDLASLNLSIPSLKANGEPDDEEANEQDKDGDSDGDIQMNEGGKKDPFKRRQELLVDSGLAEKLIETCSEMAEVLLKSKYGREVMYEVAIGGSDGILHPTLDEKLLELYEAIASIAAQPKVEAEEHILEQFHSSRTIRKLVIDCPSFATVLWEKALKGNCAVLAKGHSSKVISAFLETSDSAVKKLAQKELQPLIKSGDLSLPKPNESATDK; from the exons ATGGCGCCGAACCCACAACAGAAGAAGAGCAGCGGCTCCGGCTCGATTAAGAGGAAGACTAACCCTACCCAGAAATCGGATGGACAAGTTTCAAACTTCAAAAAACCTAAATTATCGTACAATCCGAACAAGTCCAAGTTTAATCCTACCCATCCATCGAAATTTCCTAAAAAGGAATACCAAAAACCTCATGGGGAGAATGGGGAAGTGGGGGACTCCAAGAAACAAGCTCGTCTGCGTTCAAAG GAGTTAGCTCAAGCAAGGAAGAAGATTAGGAAGAAGCATTACACACTGGAACAA GAACTTGCTTTGCTATGGGAGAAGATGAGATGCCGTAATATTTCAAAAGAAGATAGGTCAAG GTTGGTAAGTGAAGCCGTCAAGAAGATGCAAGGGAAGATTTCTGAAATTGCAAGGTCTCACATTGCATCTCGTGTTCTTCAG ACTTGTGTTAAACATTGTACACAAGATGAAAGAAATGCTGTTTTTACGGAGCTTCGGccacattttatttctcttgCAAGCAATACTTATGCAGTTCGTCTTGTTACTAAGTTGCTAGATCTAG CATCCAAGGAACAATTGGCAGAATTTATATCGTCTCTCCATGGGCATGTTGCTTCTCTTCTTCGTCAAATGGTTGGCTCTCTAG TTATCGAACATGCATATTGCCTTGGAAATGCAAGTCAGAAGCAAACTCTTCTTATGGAACTATATTCTCCAGAACTGCAGCTATTCAAGGACTTGGTTACAATGAAACAGAACAG ACTGGAAGATATCATTTCAAAGCTGCAGTTACAGAAGTCGTCTGTCGCACGCCACATGACATCTGTGCTTCAACCTATTCTGGAGAAAGGGATTTTAGACCATTCGATTGTCCACAGAGCATTACTGGAATACTTGGACATTGCAGATAAG TTTTCTGCAGCAGATGTTATTCAACCGTTGTCGGGTCCATCTTTCGTTCGGATTATTGCAACCAAGGATGGATCCAGGCTTGGTATGCTCTGTATAAGACATGGGAGTGCAAAG GATCGAAAGAAAATTATCAAAGGGATGAAAGGAAATATCGAAAAGATAGCTAGTGACAAGTTCGGGAGTATG GTACTTGTCTGCATACTTTCAGTTGTTGATGACACAAAACTTGTGTCGAAG ATAATCATTCGTGAGCTTGAAAAAAATCTTAAGGAGCTTATATTAGACCAG AATACACGACGCCCTTTTATGCAGCTTCTTCATCCGGATTGCTCCCGATATTTCAACCAGGATGACTTGGCTTCACTGAACCTATCTATTCCATCCCTAAAAGCTAAT gGTGAACCAGATGATGAGGAAGCTAACGAACAGGACAAGGATGGCGATAGTGATGGAGACATACAGATGAATGAGGGTGGTAAGAAGGATCCTTTTAAGCGGAGGCAGGAGTTGCTGGTCGATAGTGGGCTTGCTGAG AAACTCATCGAAACATGTTCTGAGATGGCAGAAGTTCTACTAAAATCGAAATATGGGAGAGAAGTCATGTATGAG GTTGCTATTGGAGGCAGTGACGGAATACTTCATCCAACTTTGGATGAAAAATTGCTCGAGCTGTACGAAGCTATAGCATCTATTGCTGCTCAACCAAAGGTTGAAGCAGAAGAGCATATTTTGGAACAGTTCCATTCGAGCCGGACTATCAGGAAACTCGTTATAGACTGCCCTTCATTTGCTACCGTACTATGGGAAAAAGCTTTGAAAGGAAACTGTGCAGTCTTGGCCAAAGGTCACAG TTCCAAGGTGATCAGTGCCTTCCTGGAAACCTCAGACTCTGCCGTGAAGAAGTTGGCACAAAAGGAGCTGCAGCCTTTGATAAAGAGTGGTGACCTAAGTTTACCGAAGCCCAATGAGTCAGCCACGGATAAGTAG
- the LOC121770017 gene encoding uncharacterized protein LOC121770017 isoform X1, translating to MAGNEEEKSELAKTICELSACANLHHPRINKSQFINWYLVLNVDENADICRVRKQYHKLALQLHPDKNSNSMAEAAFKLVSEAYLCLSDTTRRREFDTERKTMSCIKCNPNSSKRTHPPPPTNSNHNATTPRPTEASRNGRIRGRMRELRAKLAEESTIINRCLMANAAASAAKALGAQKESPIFDPSDRTYPHHRTARLDDLRAAIRMGNRNLYNGAIHDYPIFQCMSRCASTRDH from the exons ATGGCaggaaatgaagaagaaaaatccGAGTTAGCAAAAACAATTTGTGAATTATCAGCATGTGCAAATTTACACCATCCTCGTATAAACAAATCTCAGTTCATCAACTGGTATCTTGTGCTTAAT GTTGATGAAAATGCAGATATATGTAGAGTGAGGAAGCAATATCATAAACTCG CTCTGCAGCTGCATCCTGACAAAAACAGCAACTCCATGGCTGAAGCCGCATTCAAACTTGTGTCTGAG GCGTACTTATGTTTATCTGATACTACAAGAAGAAGAGAGTTCGATACAGAGAGAAAGACCATGTCTTGCATCAAATGCAATCCAAATTCCAGCAAGAGAACTCATCCTCCCCCTCCGACCAATAGCAACCACAATGCAACGACTCCAAGACCAACCGAAGCATCAAGAAATGGTCGAATCCGAGGCCGCATGAGAGAGCTTCGCGCCAAACTCGCAGAAGAATCCACCATCATCAACAGATGTTTGATGGCTAATGCCGCCGCATCAGCTGCTAAGGCCCTTGGCGCCCAAAAAGAGTCCCCAATTTTTGACCCGTCGGACAGGACCTATCCTCACCACCGGACAGCCAGGCTTGACGACTTAAGAGCAGCCATCAGAATGGGAAACAGAAACTTGTACAATGGAGCAATTCATGACTACCCAATATTTCAGTGTATGTCTAGATGTGCTAGTACAAGAGATCATTGA
- the LOC121770017 gene encoding uncharacterized protein LOC121770017 isoform X2 has protein sequence MCKFTPSSYKQISVHQLVDENADICRVRKQYHKLALQLHPDKNSNSMAEAAFKLVSEAYLCLSDTTRRREFDTERKTMSCIKCNPNSSKRTHPPPPTNSNHNATTPRPTEASRNGRIRGRMRELRAKLAEESTIINRCLMANAAASAAKALGAQKESPIFDPSDRTYPHHRTARLDDLRAAIRMGNRNLYNGAIHDYPIFQCMSRCASTRDH, from the exons ATGTGCAAATTTACACCATCCTCGTATAAACAAATCTCAGTTCATCAACTG GTTGATGAAAATGCAGATATATGTAGAGTGAGGAAGCAATATCATAAACTCG CTCTGCAGCTGCATCCTGACAAAAACAGCAACTCCATGGCTGAAGCCGCATTCAAACTTGTGTCTGAG GCGTACTTATGTTTATCTGATACTACAAGAAGAAGAGAGTTCGATACAGAGAGAAAGACCATGTCTTGCATCAAATGCAATCCAAATTCCAGCAAGAGAACTCATCCTCCCCCTCCGACCAATAGCAACCACAATGCAACGACTCCAAGACCAACCGAAGCATCAAGAAATGGTCGAATCCGAGGCCGCATGAGAGAGCTTCGCGCCAAACTCGCAGAAGAATCCACCATCATCAACAGATGTTTGATGGCTAATGCCGCCGCATCAGCTGCTAAGGCCCTTGGCGCCCAAAAAGAGTCCCCAATTTTTGACCCGTCGGACAGGACCTATCCTCACCACCGGACAGCCAGGCTTGACGACTTAAGAGCAGCCATCAGAATGGGAAACAGAAACTTGTACAATGGAGCAATTCATGACTACCCAATATTTCAGTGTATGTCTAGATGTGCTAGTACAAGAGATCATTGA
- the LOC121770599 gene encoding uncharacterized protein LOC121770599, translated as MPIGDSPTPLRQSSLPFELKDKSDFDQIVSSDELVSVCGFGSLLSERSARSTFPDLINFRIAKLNGFRRVFAHAAPIFFERGIAKPETKEISSLSVEPCESETLIVTTFEIQKSEIPAFIEREHEFRFLAVIPETLNGLFYTTPAVLCARYSDEEYFLNRCKGSEDILFQRYGKYGITKIWMDDILPCRAYLRHCVLAAKNLSDMAYDNFLDHTFLGDRTTTIREYLATSGSGIMEEEPPEDVKHRYGG; from the exons ATGCCGATCGGCGATTCTCCCACGCCTCTCCGCCAGAGCTCATTGCCTTTCGAGCTCAAAGACAAATCCGATTTTGATCAAATCGTCTCTTCCGACGAACTTGTTTCTGTCTGTGGGTTCGGCTCTCTTCTCTCCG AGAGAAGTGCGAGGAGCACATTTCCTGATTTGATCAATTTTAGAATTGCTAAATTGAATGGATTTCGGAGAGTTTTTGCACACGCAGCTCCTATTTTCTTTGAACGAGGCATAGCTAAACCGGAAACTAAG GAGATTTCAAGCTTAAGCGTGGAACCTTGCGAAAGTGAAACTCTTATCGTCACCACTTTTGAGATTCAGAAATCAGAG ATACCTGCTTTTATTGAAAGAGAACATGAATTCCGATTTTTAGCT GTCATTCCTGAAACACTTAATGGGTTGTTTTACACAACTCCAGCG GTATTATGTGCACGCTATAGTGATGAAGAATACTTTCTGAACCGAtgtaaag GGAGCGAGGATATCTTATTTCAACGGTATGGGAAGTATGGCATCACCAAGATTTGGATGGATGACATCTTACCTTGTCGTGCTTATCTGCGCCACTG TGTATTGGCAGCAAAGAACCTTAGTGATATGGCCTACGATAACTTCCTAGATCACACGTTTCTTGGTGATCGCACAACAACTATTCGCGAATACTTAGCAACCTCAGGATCGGGCATAATGGAAGAGGAGCCACCCGAAGATGTGAAACATCGCTATGGAGGCTGA
- the LOC121772265 gene encoding phospholipase D zeta 1-like isoform X1 gives MSSTEQLMGGVGSSGAKYVQMQSETDYTTMESSFYSFHQHNFQGSEPPRIFHELPKAMIIQVSRPDAGDISPMQLTYTIEFQYKQFKWQLMKKASQVFYLHFALKKRKFIEEIHEKQEQVKEWLQNLGIGDHVTVIQDDEEGDDEAVPSRNDEIAKNRDVPSSAALPIIRPALLRQHSMSDRARGAMQGYLNHFLSNIDIVNSQEVCKFLEVSKLSFSPEYGPKLKEDYIMVKHLSKILGNEEQTKCCACSWFCCCRDNWQKVWAVLKPGFLAFLKDPFDPKPIDIVVFDVLPASDSNGDSQVSLAKEVNDHNPLRHYFRVTCGTRSIKLRTKSDEKVKDWVAAINDAAIQPHEGWCHPHRFGSFAPPRGLIEDGSQAQWFVDGRAAFEAIALAIEEAKSEIFICGWWMCPELFLRRPFRANASSRLDSLLESKAKQGVQVYILLYKEVALALKINSVYSKKKLLGIHENIRVLRYPDHFSSGVYLWSHHEKIVIVDHQICFVGGLDLCFGRYDSGEHQVGDYPSQIWPGKDYYNPRESEPNSWEDTMKDELDRFKNPRMPWHDVHCALWGPPCRDIARHFVQRWNYAKRNKAPNEQAIPLLLPQHHMVIPHYMGKSTEIEIENEDEYSNNKQIKRNDSFSSSYQDVPLLMPQEATGLDDVKVEPKLNGFNSQNNLNGQTSKSAKTSFCFRKSKVEPLIPDMPMKGFVDDLDSLDIQREFPSHVKKPGTEGSEMEWWEAQERGDQVVSSDEIGQVGPRVSCRCQIIRSVSQWSAGTSQIEESIHKAYCSLIDRAEHIVYIENQFFISGLSGDETIQNRVLEALYKRIVRAHNEKKCFRVIVVIPLLPGFQGGVDDSGAASVRAIMHWQYRTICRGHKSIMHNLYELLGPKMHEYISFFGLRAYGRLFDGGPIATSQVYVHSKIMIVDDRYALIGSANINDRSLLGSRDSEIGALIEDNEFVDSWMGGKSWKAGKFALSLRLSLWCEHLGLHAGEVNKIRDPVIDSTYKDIWMATAKTNTMIYQDVFSCLPNDLINTRISLRQCMVSWKAKVGHTTTDLGIAPNKLENHQEGGATNTDPMERLKSIKGHLVSFPLEFMSKEDLRPVFNESEYYASPQVFH, from the exons ATGTCATCGACGGAGCAATTGATGGGCGGCGTCGGAAGCAGTGGGGCGAAGTACGTCCAAATGCAATCTGAGACGGATTATACGACGATGGAATCGTCTTTTTATTCGTTCCATCAGCACAATTTTCAGGGCAGCGAGCCGCCGCGGATTTTTCATGAGCTACCTAAAGCTATGATTATTCAAGTTTCGCGGCCGGATGCTGGTGATATAAGTCCCATGCAACTGACATACACGATTGAATTCCAATACAAACAG TTCAAGTGGCAGTTAATGAAGAAAGCTTCACAAGTTTTTTATTTACACTTTGCATTGAAGAAGCGAAAATTTATTGAGGAGATTCATGAAAAACAAGAGCAG GTCAAAGAATGGCTTCAAAATCTTGGAATAGGAGACCATGTAACCGTTATTCAAGATGATGAGGAGGGTGATGATGAAGCTGTTCCTTCACGCAATGATGAGATAGCTAAAAACAG AGATGTTCCATCAAGTGCTGCACTTCCAATTATTCGGCCGGCACTTTTAAGGCAACACTCAATGTCTGACCGAGCAAGAGGAGCAATGCAGGGATACTTAAATCACTTTCTAAGCAACATAGATATAGTAAATTCTCAGGAG GTGTGTAAGTTTTTGGAAGTTTCCAAGCTGTCTTTCTCACCAGAGTATGGTCCTAAGCTTAAGGAAGATTACATTATGGTCAAGCATTTATCTAAGATTTTGGGCAACGAAGAACAGACAAAATGCTGTGCATGTTCATGGTTCTGTTGTTGCAGAGATAATTGGCAGAAG GTATGGGCAGTGCTAAAACCTGGGTTCCTGGCCTTCCTTAAAGATCCTTTTGATCCCAAGCCCATAGACATTGTAGTATTTGATGTTCTACCAGCCTCAGATAGCAATGGAGACAGCCAAGTATCCTTGGCAAAAGAAGTCAACGACCATAATCCATTACGCCATTATTTCAGG GTGACTTGTGGGACTAGGAGCATAAAGCTTAGAACAAAAAGTGATGAAAAAGTTAAAGATTGGGTGGCTGCAATCAATGATGCGGCTATTCAACCGCATGAAGGTTGGTGTCACCCCCATCGGTTTGGATCTTTTGCTCCACCCCGGGGTCTGATTGAAGATGGTAGTCAAGCTCAGTGGTTTGTGGATGGACGGGCTGCTTTTGAAGCTATTGCTTTAGCTATTGAGGAAGCTAAATCAGAG ATTTTCATATGTGGGTGGTGGATGTGCCCAGAACTATTCCTTCGGCGTCCATTTCGTGCTAATGCATCCTCTAGGCTTGATTCTCTACTGGAATCTAAGGCCAAGCAAGGTGTTCAG GTATACATTCTTCTGTACAAAGAGGTTGCCCTAGCTCTGAAAATAAACAGTGTCTATAGCAAGAAAAAACTCCTGGGTATTCATGAGAATATCAGAGTACTTCGGTATCCTGACCATTTTTCTTCTGGTGTCTATTTATG GTCCCACCATGAAAAGATCGTTATTGTGGACCACCAAATATGTTTTGTTGGAGGACTTGATCTGTGCTTTGGTCGTTATGATTCCGGTGAGCATCAAGTGGGTGATTATCCATCTCAAATTTGGCCTGGCAAAGATTATTACAATCCAAG GGAATCTGAGCCTAATTCCTGGGAAGACACAATGAAGGATGAATTAGATCGATTCAAAAATCCACGCATGCCTTGGCATGATGTTCACTGTGCTCTATGGGGGCCACCCTGCCGTGACATAGCTCGACATTTTGTACAGAGATGGAATTATGCAAAG AGAAATAAGGCTCCAAATGAACAAGCAATTCCTCTGCTTTTGCCTCAGCACCACATGGTTATCCCTCATTACATGGGAAAAAGCACGGAGATAGAGATTGAAAATGAGGATGAGTACAGCAATAATAAACAAATCAAAAGAAATGACTCCTTTTCCTCATCATATCAAGATGTCCCATTGCTTATGCCTCAAGAGGCTACTGGGCTAGATGATGTAAAGGTTGAACCTAAACTGAATGGATTTAACTCACAGAACAATCTTAATGGTCAGACAAGCAAGAGTGCCAAGACTTCTTTCTGCTTCCGTAAATCCAAAGTTGAACCACTGATCCCTGATATGCCCATGAAGGGTTTTGTGGATGATCTTGACTCCTTGGATATCCAGCGTGAGTTCCCTTCCCATGTGAAGAAGCCTGGCACTGAAGGTTCAGAGATGGAATGGTGGGAAGCACAAGAACGAGGTGATCAAGTTGTTTCTTCTGATGAAATTGGACAGGTCGGTCCTCGGGTTTCGTGTCGCTGTCAG ATTATACGGAGTGTCAGCCAGTGGTCAGCTGGCACAAGCCAGATTGAAGAAAGTATTCACAAAGCATATTGTTCACTTATTGACAGAGCAGAACATATTGTTTACATCGAG AATCAATTCTTCATCTCTGGTCTATCAGGTGATGAAACTATTCAAAATCGTGTGTTGGAAGCATTGTATAAGCGTATTGTGCGAGCTCACAATGAGAAGAAGTGTTTCAGGGTTATTGTTGTCATACCGCTGCTACCTGGGTTCCAG GGTGGTGTGGATGATTCTGGGGCTGCATCTGTGAGAGCCATTATGCACTGGCAATATCGAACAATATGCAGAGGACACAAGTCAATAATGCATAATCTCTATGAACTTCTTGGCCCTAAAATGCACGAATACATATCTTTTTTCGGTTTAAGAGCATATGGCAGACTTTTTGATGGCGGACCTATTGCTACTAGTCAG GTATATGTTCATAGCAAGATAATGATTGTTGATGATCGCTATGCATTGATTGGATCTGCTAATATCAATGATAGAAGTTTGCTTGGATCTCGAGATTCTGAG ATTGGAGCACTAATCGAGGACAATGAATTTGTTGATTCATGGATGGGAGGCAAGTCCTGGAAAGCTGGGAAATTTGCATTGAGTCTCCGCCTTTCACTATGGTGTGAACATCTTGGCCTTCATGCAGGAGAG GTTAACAAAATAAGAGATCCTGTGATTGATTCAACCTATAAGGATATATGGATGGCAACTGCAAAG ACAAACACAATGATCTACCAAGATGTGTTTTCCTGTTTACCAAATGATCTGATAAATACAAG GATTTCCCTCCGGCAATGCATGGTCTCGTGGAAGGCAAAAGTTGGCCACACAACTACTGATTTAGGGATAGCCCCGAACAAGCTAGAAAACCACCAAGAGGGGGGCGCCACAAACACAGATCCCATGGAAAGATTGAAATCTATTAAGGGACACCTTGTTTCATTTCCTCTGGAATTCATGTCCAAGGAAGATCTGAGGCCTGTTTTCAACGAAAGCGAATACTATGCTTCACCTCAGGTTTTCCATTGA